In a single window of the Megalobrama amblycephala isolate DHTTF-2021 linkage group LG3, ASM1881202v1, whole genome shotgun sequence genome:
- the dctn6 gene encoding dynactin subunit 6: MADPSAKQTGQKSVKIAAGAVVCVESDIRGDVTIGARTVVHPKARIIAEAGPIVIGEGNLIEEQALIINSFPENILPDAEDVEPKTMSIGINNVFEVGCVSQALKIGDNNVIESKAEVGRNVILTSGCIVGACCQVNTCEVIPENTVIYGSECLRRVQTERPQPQTLQLDFLMKILPNYHHLKKTVKGNSTPARS, encoded by the exons ATGGCGGATCCGAGTGCAAAACAAACTGGGCAGaaaag CGTGAAGATCGCGGCGGGAGCCGTCGTGTGTGTGGAGAGTGACATCAGAGGAGACGTGACCATCG GAGCTCGGACCGTCGTTCACCCGAAGGCTCGGATCATCGCGGAGGCCGGACCCATCGTGATCGGAGAGGGAAACCTGATCGAGGAGCAAGCCTTGATCATCAACAG TTTTCCCGAAAACATCCTGCCCGACGCCGAGGATGTGGAGCCCAAAACCATGAGCATCGGGATCAATAACGTCTTTGAGGTCGGATGCG TGTCTCAGGCCTTGAAAATCGGGGACAACAACGTCATCGAATCCAAAG ctgaagtcgGGAGGAACGTGATTCTGACCAGCGGCTGCATCGTCGGCGCGTGTTGTCAGGTGAACACGTGTGAAGTGATTCCGGAAAACACGGTGATCTACGGCTCCGAGTGTTTGAGGCGCGTTCAGACCGAGAGACCGCAG CCTCAAACGCTGCAGCTGGACTTCCTGATGAAGATTTTGCCGAATTACCATCATCTTAAGAAAACGGTGAAAGGAAATTCGACTCCGGCGAGGAGCTGA